TTTCACTCAGGATCTGTGCTGCTGATGAGGTTGTACTCACTGGTTTTAGTAGTGTCTCCATAGTGGCTCAATGGCACCGTGAACGCCCATTTTTGTTGTCGGGCGAGCTCCTCTAATGACTCGAGGTCCGTCATTGTCTTCCTGTGGTGGTAACTTTTGTTAAAATGCACAGTTTTCGTTTCAGTTTCTTTTCCCTGATAGTGCCTCTGCATCCCTTCGATTGTGGCCTTCAACACCTTCTTTGTAtcttcattttctctcttgAGCTGTTCAATTGTCTCTTGAAGCTCTTCTGCTTCTCTTTTGTGATTCATCATCATCTGATCCATCTCTTTATCTTTcttctcacactttttcttaAAGGCTGCCGTCTCTTGCTCTTGTTCCTTCACTCTTTCCTCGAGCACTTCCTTTTCCAGCTCACTGCTTTGCTTTGTAGCTTTAATCACATCATCTTTCACAGCACATCTTTCACTCAGGCTTGTTGTCAGTCTGTCTTTCCCCATCATGACTTGTTTGAGCTGGTTGTTCTCCCGCTCAGCCTCCACTAATCTTTTGCCAATCTCTTCTTCATAGTctttcttttccctctcttctgACTCCCTCGCCGCTTTCAGAGCTTCAATCTGCTCTTCTTTCTCTTCAGCTGTTTTAATCATGTCCTCTACtattctctccttctcctcggCTGCTTGCCTCAGCAGATCGTTGTCCCTCCTCGCCTTCTTGAGCTGTTTTGCTTTCTTTTGGGAACTTTGATCCAGTTTCCTGTTGCTTTCATGGAGTTTCATAAAACTACGCAACAACAGTCCGGTATCATTCCCCACCTCCGTTTCCTCAATCTTCGCCAGCAGTTCTCTAACCTGAATGTCTCCGACCTTGTTTGAGTTATCGAAAACATGATATCTGTTTCCACATTTGTCCACCAACCACTGAAGAGCGGGCCATCTCTCGATGTGCTCCTCGATGGGAGTGACTCCCAGTTTGTCTCCCCAAGTGAACAACACGATGACTCGCGTCCACCCACAAGCTCCAAGCAAGCTCAAGTGTTCCTCCGCTTTCAACCGGTCCGTTTCAGTGAACGTTTCATCGCTGCGTACGACCACCAGGACAGCGTGGGGACACAGAGATGCACTGTGGGTAATGTGCTGTTGTACCTCCGGTGGAGTTTCCTCTGAGCAGTATCTCCCATACCAGCCGGGAGCCTCGACCACAGTGACACGCTTCTTGTGAACGTCACCGCGTCTCTCGGTGCACTGTGGTGTCGGAAGTGCAGCAGGAAACACTTCCTCTCCGAGAATGGCATTTCCAGCCGAGCTCTTCCCAACCTGCTTTGGTCCCACGATGAGAACTCGAAGCGTTGAGATCGGAGGAGATTCtcctggatttaaaaaaaacaaatgcaggaTTTAGGCTACGATATTATCTTGGAATAATCTCATGTTTGGATGCACTTTGAAAAATGGCGGTTAGGAAAGGTAAGGGGAACTCGAACTCTTTCAAAAGGggtaagctttgttttaaaggaccagtgtgtagaatttagtggcatctagcgttgaggttgcagataactgaatacccctccgctcacccctccctttccaagcgtgtcggagaaactacggtggccttcaggtaacgtaaaaacacaaatgtccctctctagagttggtgtttggtttgtccgttctgggctattcATGGCGGAGCAAGAttgcggactccgtgaagaggacccgctccctttgtagatataagcagctcattctaagctaacaaaaaacatagttatgaatataataattccatttctgctaatagatccccctaaatcctacacactggccctttaagaaaCTTATGTTATTTGATATTACTTGGTAGAACCATACAATTATTAAGTTTGAGAGTATATCTAACTGTAACTTTACCTGCATTAACTGAGTTTTGGCCACTGTGGGGCAGCAAAAACAAGCTGAGAACGCAACACAGTATGATGTATTAccaccatttatttttttagctcAGTTTTTGGTCCCCACCAACTACTGAGAGAGATATCTCGCTCTCTATCTGCCTTTTTTGCAAAAGCTACACTCTTAGAGCAGTGAaagtgaatcaaaacagtaaatTTGCAGGCcagaaaatcaaaacaatgagctgaaagaagcTAAAAAGCTTTGtaaagctgaggggaactgcagtcaggtgataattctttGAAGGTTCATCACAACGAGTTGATCAGAAAGACTcttttcacattacacagtAATTTGATCCAGTGTTATTATAAAacttttgattgattgattaattgaagCTTACCCATTAGATATCGGAGTGTGTTTCTGGCCGTCTGCACATTCGTTCGTCTTAGAATCGCCCTCTCTTCTACATCTTTCCTTTCCCTCCCAGTTATTCTAGAGACTTCCTCATTCGTAGTCACATAACCAACTCCTCCTGCCTTTAGGTTTCCTGCAACCATTGCATCAATCTTCTCCAAAAGTTCTGCAACCTGAACATCATCATCTTCTCCCCAAACGCTCGTGTCTAAAAGGTGGTATCTGTGTCCACAACTCTCCAAAACCGCTTTGAGACACCTGCGTCTTGCAGTGTAGCCCTCTACGGACGACCCTCTCAGTCTCTCACATCTGGTGAATAGTACCAGAGTGTTTCTCCACACCGTGTCGTTAAGCAGCTCAAGAGGTCCCTCGACTGTCCATTCCCTGCCTCGGTGAGGGCTGATGGGTATGACCATGAGGAAGGCATGAGGTCCTGGCGGGCACACGGACATGCAGGTTGCCATGTTGTCGTTCACCAGGCCGGGGTCTCGGACAGAGTAGTGGATCCACCTTTCAGGGCTGTTGACGATAACAACTGTACGGCTGTCGTCGAGAACACCCTGTCTCCTAACACACATCTTCACGTCTCTGCTGGTATCAAACATCTGTCGGCCGAGGATGGCGTTTCCTGTCAAACTCTTTTGCAGCCAGTCGTGCCCCAAGAGGACAATCCTCAGCTCCTGAAGACGGTGTTTGACCCCTGGCAGAAGACAAGATTATTCAGCCGCATGCAAATATGTCATCATAtcatagtataaataaataaaagcaaaaatagaGCTTCttaaatatacattaaataaataaagatttattaaaatatctaaaaacttGGAAGGACTTTGGAAACAATTTCTAATTCATTTTGAAAATTGAAAGTTCATTCTGGACCTTGGAAACAGTAGTTGATGAGGATTGTGTGATAcaattgaaagctccagaacagcagattgttttgttgttttcaaaggtcaagaatgaactttcagtCTCAACTTGTAAACCAGCATGGATGAGAAGTCTCAGAAAAACTGGAAATTTGAACATGACAACAGGGCATACTTTATCTGCTGAGGAAAGCTCCAAGACAGCAACTAGACATAGACCTTACTGTGAGATCATTTAGTCAGGTCTGTGTTCTTGTTCGCTCTTCTTTGACGACCATAAAGCTATATAACTGTGATATAACTGTCAAAAAGACACAATGATTACTATTTATACTCTATTAAGTGTAAATTCAACATCCTACCTTTCCGTGTCTGTCCTCTGCAGCCCACTGAAATCCTTTCTTCCATCTTTTATTCTGTCAAATATGTCTTCAAATACCACATTGTTAGTCCTCAATGTACACCTGCGCTTTAATGTTTGACTCAGCCTTCTGTCTGATAAGTGGTCAAAGTCCTGCCAACCCAACCAGTCATATAACTCTATAACCACATATAATCTTTCTATAGATATCAGATGTAATTATCACAAACAGTGAAACAATACTATATAACATAAAGATACTATATTACATTTTGTCTTTTGAATCTTATTCACTgagcagtgttttgtgttgcagACAGTAAACAGCCAGCGGAGGGCACTCTTACCCTTTATCCTCCATAAATGGCCGACCTGCAGTCTGATGTCCCATTGGACTGAAAAAGGACATTttgccaccattttggactgaaaacgcttattatatttatagtattttattGTTCATCACAGGCAATTTCaataaaatatgacaatagaatacaTATTAATACATACAAtctagttttacttttgtacggcactttttaggcggatgttttactggcgtccgtaagtcactttcagtccaaaatggcggaagcgtagctttgctgcttgGCTTTTATGTTGCAATAGAaagaacaattgactttcacttcttggcaatatacattATTTGATTTGTTCGACAGTTCCTCACCCCGAAAACAAACGCCAGTCGTTCCAAGGCCAATTACTCTGACAATATACACAATACACATTGCAATGAGCAgaacatggctaattattatgcagaatgactgcGATCGGTTGTAAGAAAAGATTTCGTTAGTCAAAGATATAGTTCCGCAGGCGGAAATCTGCTGGAATCGAGGTCTGtctgaatatttttttcccccgctCGAATGTTCTGCAGGGGtgtgcaagcattcataagaacccacaaaatcagcTTTTATAAATTTCTATGCAAATTTTTCGGACGAAAAtccgtgcttggtgtgaaacagGTTTTTCCCAAAATTTTAGTCAtgcatatttgatattttatagaaAAACTTGTGACTTGAAACTAAGTTTTCCGgggctttaaaggaacagtgtgtagcatttagggggatctattgacagaaattgaatataatattagtaagtatgttttctttagtgtataatcacctgaaataagagttgtgttttcgttaccttacaATGAGCCTTTTATATCTATAtgcggagcgggtcctcttcacggagccagcagccatgtttctacagtagcccagaacggacaaaccaaacaccggctctagagagggccattcgcgttttcggcCACCGTacttctcctacacgcttgacacacgggagaagttttagctggttgcaatctgcaacttcacccctagatgccgccaaatcctgccaaacactgcacctttaaagaaaaGAAGTCACGATATTTGAACAGCAAGTACAGCGTTAACAAAAGCACGAATCACACTTTTTCAGCTTCCTCAGAAAAGCCTTTTTATTCAGGTTCAAATTCAGAGTTAATGCCACAGCTGTTGCATTGCCAATCTGTAAAAAGAGTCCCTGAGTCAGAATTAACTCGATTCAGTGACTGTGCAATAGTGCACATCATGCAAAAAGTAACCGACTACAGTAAGAAAAACCATGATTAATtacaaagttggaaaaatgcTTTGTAAGCATCATCTGTGCATGACTACGGCCTTCTGTCTGTGGCTTTAATTAGAAGAGAGGCATCACTGAAGGCATTTACAGCTCCAAACCTGAAAGGTGAGCTGGTGTCAGGTATAACCTTTTGCAGATAATTTCAGAAACTACACCCTCCGGAGGCCTGCTCAGTTTAAATCTTTTTCTGCTGTAGCTTTTTTCCATCAGTGGTACATTTGGTTGCAGCCTGAACGCCAAGGCCCGTCATTCAAAAGAACTATTGCAAAAGAACAGAGGAGCATCGCTGCCATTTCTAAAAGTGAACATCATACTCATCATTTacattatgtacatatttatacaGTCTCTCAACAATCCTGTCACACGTCCTGCGACTATATATATCCAAAATGTCCTCAGGATGTTCGACGGACAATTGGTTAATGCGTCATTCAAAAGGTCTACTGCAAGAGAACAGCTACGTACATCTCTACAATTTCTGACAGTGAATGTGACATTCATCATTTACCTTATGTACATATTTGCAGTTTACACAGTCTCACTCTTATCTTAATGGAAAATTGTGGATGTGAATGAAGGAGGAAGGATGTAAATGTGCCTCTGCGAAAATGGTTCCGATGATGGATGAGAAAAAGATGCAGGGAGGAAACGGTTGAAGCATATTTTGTGTGGATTCAGCTACTTCTGCGCCTGGAATCATGCCGAGCTATAATTGTATCTGAACTGCTGTGCAAAACAGAGA
This DNA window, taken from Sebastes fasciatus isolate fSebFas1 chromosome 14, fSebFas1.pri, whole genome shotgun sequence, encodes the following:
- the LOC141781942 gene encoding uncharacterized protein LOC141781942; its protein translation is MEERISVGCRGQTRKGVKHRLQELRIVLLGHDWLQKSLTGNAILGRQMFDTSRDVKMCVRRQGVLDDSRTVVIVNSPERWIHYSVRDPGLVNDNMATCMSVCPPGPHAFLMVIPISPHRGREWTVEGPLELLNDTVWRNTLVLFTRCERLRGSSVEGYTARRRCLKAVLESCGHRYHLLDTSVWGEDDDVQVAELLEKIDAMVAGNLKAGGVGYVTTNEEVSRITGRERKDVEERAILRRTNVQTARNTLRYLMGESPPISTLRVLIVGPKQVGKSSAGNAILGEEVFPAALPTPQCTERRGDVHKKRVTVVEAPGWYGRYCSEETPPEVQQHITHSASLCPHAVLVVVRSDETFTETDRLKAEEHLSLLGACGWTRVIVLFTWGDKLGVTPIEEHIERWPALQWLVDKCGNRYHVFDNSNKVGDIQVRELLAKIEETEVGNDTGLLLRSFMKLHESNRKLDQSSQKKAKQLKKARRDNDLLRQAAEEKERIVEDMIKTAEEKEEQIEALKAARESEEREKKDYEEEIGKRLVEAERENNQLKQVMMGKDRLTTSLSERCAVKDDVIKATKQSSELEKEVLEERVKEQEQETAAFKKKCEKKDKEMDQMMMNHKREAEELQETIEQLKRENEDTKKVLKATIEGMQRHYQGKETETKTVHFNKSYHHRKTMTDLESLEELARQQKWAFTVPLSHYGDTTKTITEREQKRLVVLDNDIMLHEKRETANQVWQLEADWTPSLLRAGGVALGAAFGALTGSSRVATGMTTRSAVGAAAGALVGSLLVQRARLQQGKMKSDTKGK